The Methanomicrobia archaeon region GGGCTTGAGCGCGCTGCGAAGCTGATTCATTCGAATCGAAGATCCATCGATACAGAAAAGGAGGAAGCAGGGAGAAAATGACTGATACAGAGCAGGAGAATCCGATGCGGCGTATTGAGATCGATAAGGTAGTGATCAACATGGGCGTTGGCGAATCCGGCGAGAAGCTGGCGAAGGCTGAGAAGCTGCTGACTGCGATTACCGGTCAGCAACCGATCAAGCGCATAGCGAAGAGGACCATTCAACCGTTCAACGTAAAGAAGCATGAGGCGATCGGGGTCAAGGTGACGCTGCGCGGCGATCGTGCCCAGGAATTCTTGAAGCGCTGCTTCACGATCCAGAACACACTCTATAAGAGTCAGTTCGATACCTTTGGGAACTTCTCCTTCGGCATTGCTGAGCATACTGATTTCGGGATGCGATACGATCCGAACGTGGGCATCTTCGGCATGGACATTTGCGTCTCGCTGAAGCGCCCGGGCTACCGGATAAAGGACCGGAAGCTCCAGAAGCGGAAACTGCCACTTAAGCAGCGGACCACGCCCGAGGAGGTCTTCACATTCCTCGAGCGCGAGTACGGTGTGGAACTGATCGGCGAAGAGGAATAAGAAGGAGCTGACGCCCTCGTCATCCGTTACCTCTTCGGGTTCCGATTTCACGGTTCGTTCCCTTCATTCTCGTTAACCGTTATTCTCTCAAACTGAACACGTGAGAGAAGGAGCATAGCATGCATATCGGGATCATCACCTGCGAGA contains the following coding sequences:
- a CDS encoding 50S ribosomal protein L5; protein product: MTDTEQENPMRRIEIDKVVINMGVGESGEKLAKAEKLLTAITGQQPIKRIAKRTIQPFNVKKHEAIGVKVTLRGDRAQEFLKRCFTIQNTLYKSQFDTFGNFSFGIAEHTDFGMRYDPNVGIFGMDICVSLKRPGYRIKDRKLQKRKLPLKQRTTPEEVFTFLEREYGVELIGEEE